From one Mytilus edulis chromosome 1, xbMytEdul2.2, whole genome shotgun sequence genomic stretch:
- the LOC139519067 gene encoding bursicon-like — protein MTEISIMVTKLIAASITLQVVASLCARQRTIHTIQYLDCRPKRVLSFACSGTCSSYSKPSSLQPGEFDKHCECCQEKDTMTRQTRVMCPNEGGDTPFKYKVVSVSVPVSCMCQPCSHFPLSNAQSEPDNIHERKRTKNNTYIDLPL, from the coding sequence ATGACGGAAATATCAATCATGGTTACCAAGTTGATTGCTGCATCAATCACGTTACAAGTAGTGGCTTCACTGTGTGCACGGCAGCGAACTATTCATACTATACAATATCTTGACTGTCGACCAAAGAGAGTCTTATCCTTCGCTTGTTCTGGAACATGCAGCTCATATTCAAAGCCATCTTCTTTGCAGCCTGGAGAATTTGACAAACATTGTGAATGCTGCCAAGAGAAAGATACAATGACTAGACAAACAAGAGTAATGTGTCCCAATGAAGGTGGAGACACACCCTTTAAGTACAAAGTAGTATCAGTGTCTGTTCCCGTGTCTTGTATGTGTCAACCATGCTCACATTTCCCGTTGTCTAATGCTCAAAGTGAACCAGATAATATCCACGAAAGAAAGCGAACAAAAAATAACACATACATTGATTTGCCGTTATAG